The Mycolicibacterium smegmatis genome has a window encoding:
- a CDS encoding FadD3 family acyl-CoA ligase, whose translation MVLSAADRFGDAEAVVDHGDNPAGAAGPLRLTFVELADRVRRAAGAFLAHGIGRGDRVAIWAPNSAEWMIAAFGALTAGGVVVPVNTRFKAEEAADVIRRSGAKVVLRQQGFLGQDFEVPAGVPAIEIKSDFLASGEPAVVGGLRGTDIADIVYTSGTTGRPKGVMMNHLQTLRLYAEWCDLADLREGDRYLIVNPFFHTFGYKAGCIASLIRGATVLPVAVFDVDAIVELIATERVTMLPGPPTLYHSLLGVPDKAKLATLRAGVTGAADIPVELIRRIHEELPFETVATGYGLTEAGTATLSRPGDSFTDIATTVGTACDGVEVNLADDGEVLVRGYSVMQGYLDDPAATAEAIDADGWLHTGDLGEFTESGRLRIIGRKKDMFIVGGFNAYPAEIEGFLLEHPDVAQVAVIGVDDDRMGQVGKAFVVLREPLDGTRQCVTAEDLIAWSRERMAGYKVPRYVEFLEELPLNATGKVMKDHLKAREALSKR comes from the coding sequence ATGGTCCTGAGCGCAGCGGACCGGTTCGGCGACGCCGAGGCTGTCGTCGACCATGGCGACAATCCAGCTGGGGCCGCCGGTCCGCTGCGCCTCACGTTCGTCGAACTCGCCGACCGGGTGCGCCGCGCCGCGGGCGCCTTTCTCGCACACGGGATCGGGCGAGGTGACCGGGTGGCCATCTGGGCACCCAATTCCGCCGAATGGATGATCGCGGCATTCGGCGCGCTCACCGCGGGCGGCGTGGTGGTCCCGGTCAACACGCGCTTCAAGGCCGAGGAGGCCGCCGACGTCATCCGCCGCAGCGGCGCGAAAGTCGTTCTGCGCCAGCAGGGTTTCCTGGGGCAGGATTTCGAGGTGCCTGCCGGGGTGCCCGCGATCGAGATCAAATCCGACTTCCTGGCCTCTGGCGAGCCGGCCGTGGTGGGCGGGCTGCGCGGCACCGACATCGCCGACATCGTCTACACCTCGGGCACCACCGGGCGTCCCAAGGGCGTCATGATGAATCACCTCCAAACCCTGCGGTTGTATGCGGAATGGTGCGACCTGGCCGATCTGCGCGAGGGCGACCGCTACCTGATAGTGAACCCCTTCTTCCACACGTTCGGTTACAAGGCCGGCTGTATCGCGAGCCTCATCCGGGGCGCCACCGTGCTGCCCGTGGCAGTGTTCGACGTCGACGCCATCGTGGAACTCATTGCGACGGAACGCGTCACGATGTTGCCGGGGCCGCCGACGCTGTACCACTCGCTGCTCGGGGTGCCGGACAAGGCCAAGCTGGCGACGCTGCGCGCGGGGGTGACCGGTGCGGCCGACATTCCCGTCGAACTCATCCGGCGCATCCACGAGGAGCTGCCGTTCGAGACCGTGGCCACCGGCTACGGTCTGACCGAGGCGGGCACCGCGACGCTCTCGCGCCCGGGCGACTCCTTCACCGACATCGCGACCACCGTGGGCACGGCGTGCGACGGGGTCGAGGTGAACCTCGCCGACGACGGCGAGGTGCTGGTCCGCGGCTACAGCGTCATGCAGGGTTACCTCGACGACCCGGCGGCCACCGCGGAGGCCATCGACGCCGACGGCTGGCTGCACACCGGTGACCTCGGCGAGTTCACCGAATCCGGCCGTCTGCGCATCATCGGGCGCAAGAAGGACATGTTCATCGTGGGCGGCTTCAACGCCTACCCGGCCGAGATCGAGGGATTCCTGCTGGAACACCCCGACGTCGCACAGGTTGCGGTGATCGGCGTCGACGACGACCGCATGGGCCAGGTGGGCAAGGCGTTCGTGGTGCTCAGGGAGCCACTGGATGGGACCCGGCAGTGCGTCACGGCCGAGGATCTGATTGCCTGGAGCCGTGAGCGCATGGCGGGATATAAGGTGCCCCGGTATGTGGAGTTTCTCGAAGAGCTACCCCTCAATGCCACGGGCAAGGTGATGAAGGACCACCTGAAAGCGCGTGAAGCACTCAGCAAACGCTGA
- a CDS encoding amidohydrolase family protein yields the protein MGQLSHRVDIPFPLFDADNHLYEPPEAMTKYLPKDYKDIVQYVEVNGRTKIAIKGQISNYIPNPTFSVVAKPGAWEEYFKFGNPDGKSKRELFGEPMRSIPAFFEPEPRLELMDQLGVDRSLMFPTLASLIEERLRDDPVAIHVIIHSLNLWLDEVWGFNYKNRIFTTPVITLPIVEKAIEELEWAVSRGARAILIRPAPVPGFRGPRSFALPEFDPFWERVVHHDVFVGMHSSDSGYSRYTSEWDGAAQEMLPFQTNAMSILNEWRPIQDAVASWVIHGALFRHPKLKVGIVEAGSKWMFPLLDSMAEVYKKAPEAFLGNPIEEIKNRIYVSPFYEEGIDDLINLIGVDQVLYGSDWPHPEGLAEPTHYVTALEHLSVEDQAKIMGGNLGRLVTT from the coding sequence ATGGGGCAACTGTCGCATCGAGTCGACATACCGTTTCCGCTGTTCGACGCGGACAACCACCTGTATGAGCCGCCGGAGGCGATGACCAAGTACCTCCCGAAGGACTACAAGGACATCGTCCAGTACGTCGAGGTCAACGGCCGCACGAAGATCGCCATCAAGGGCCAGATCAGCAACTACATCCCGAACCCGACGTTCTCGGTGGTCGCCAAGCCGGGCGCATGGGAGGAGTACTTCAAGTTCGGCAACCCCGACGGCAAGAGCAAGCGTGAGCTGTTCGGCGAGCCGATGCGTTCGATCCCGGCCTTCTTCGAGCCGGAACCGCGTCTTGAGCTCATGGACCAGCTGGGCGTCGACCGCTCGCTGATGTTCCCGACGCTGGCGAGCCTCATCGAGGAGCGGCTGCGCGACGATCCGGTCGCCATCCACGTCATCATCCACTCGCTGAACCTGTGGCTCGACGAGGTGTGGGGCTTCAACTACAAGAACCGGATCTTCACCACGCCCGTCATCACGCTGCCCATCGTCGAGAAGGCCATCGAGGAACTCGAGTGGGCCGTCAGCCGCGGCGCGCGCGCCATCCTCATCCGGCCCGCGCCGGTGCCCGGTTTCCGCGGTCCGCGCTCGTTCGCGCTTCCCGAGTTCGATCCCTTCTGGGAGCGGGTCGTGCACCACGACGTGTTCGTCGGCATGCACTCGTCGGACAGCGGCTACTCGCGCTACACCTCCGAGTGGGACGGTGCCGCGCAGGAGATGCTGCCGTTCCAGACCAACGCGATGTCGATCCTCAACGAGTGGCGCCCGATCCAGGATGCCGTGGCCTCGTGGGTGATCCACGGTGCGCTGTTCCGGCATCCCAAGCTCAAGGTCGGCATCGTCGAGGCCGGCTCGAAATGGATGTTCCCGCTTCTGGACTCCATGGCCGAGGTGTACAAGAAGGCTCCGGAGGCGTTCCTGGGTAACCCGATCGAGGAGATCAAGAACCGCATCTATGTCAGCCCGTTCTACGAGGAGGGCATCGACGACCTGATCAACCTCATCGGTGTGGATCAGGTGCTCTACGGTTCCGACTGGCCGCACCCCGAGGGCCTGGCCGAGCCGACGCACTACGTGACCGCACTCGAGCACCTGTCGGTCGAGGACCAGGCAAAGATCATGGGCGGCAACCTGGGACGTCTCGTCACCACGTGA
- a CDS encoding AMP-binding protein gives MRDIPAELTKRYVEEGWWTPETLGQMLAEGLAAGPDVVFCVHSEVRPYTGTFGEVETLARRLAAGLRARGVGPGDVIAFQLPNWMEAAAAFWATSFLGAVTVPIVHFYGRKELAHILSTAKPKVFLTTERFGRMSFQPDLCAQVPIVGLVGESSFTDLLAERPMSGTLDTDPAAPALIAFTSGTTRDPKGVIHSHQTLSCETRQLLANYPPNRGRQLTATPVGHFIGMVGAFLIPVLEGAPVDLCDVWDPAKVLRLMESDGLSIGGGPPYFVTSLLDHPDFADRHLARIRTVGLGGSTVPAAVTRRLADLGIFVFRSYGSTEHPSITGSSPSAPEGKRLYTDGNPRPGVEIRLGPDGEIFSRGPDLCLGYTDDALTAKAFDDDGWYRTGDIGYLDDDGYLTITDRTADLIIRGGENISALEVEEVLLGIPEVIEAIVVAAPDARLGERVAAVLRTRSGAPLPTLDDVRAHFERVGVARQKWPEELHHVPDGQDFPRTASGKVQKYRVRQAVRNPAAVMDIATSAN, from the coding sequence GTGCGCGACATCCCCGCTGAGCTGACCAAACGGTACGTCGAGGAAGGGTGGTGGACGCCCGAGACGCTGGGTCAGATGCTGGCCGAAGGCCTCGCGGCCGGCCCGGACGTCGTGTTCTGCGTCCACTCGGAGGTGCGGCCCTACACGGGCACCTTCGGCGAGGTCGAGACGCTCGCGCGCCGGCTTGCCGCGGGTCTGCGTGCGCGTGGGGTGGGGCCCGGTGACGTGATCGCGTTCCAGCTGCCGAACTGGATGGAGGCCGCCGCGGCGTTCTGGGCCACGTCCTTCCTCGGTGCGGTGACCGTCCCGATCGTGCACTTCTACGGGCGCAAGGAACTCGCGCACATCCTGTCCACCGCCAAGCCCAAGGTGTTCCTCACGACAGAGCGCTTCGGGCGCATGAGCTTTCAGCCCGACCTGTGCGCCCAGGTCCCCATCGTGGGCCTGGTCGGCGAGTCGTCGTTCACCGATCTGCTCGCCGAGCGGCCGATGTCGGGGACGCTCGACACCGATCCGGCCGCGCCCGCGCTGATCGCGTTCACCTCGGGTACCACACGAGATCCCAAGGGCGTCATCCACAGTCATCAGACGCTGAGCTGCGAGACCCGTCAGCTGCTGGCGAACTACCCGCCCAACCGTGGCCGTCAGCTCACCGCGACCCCGGTCGGGCACTTCATCGGCATGGTGGGGGCGTTTCTGATCCCGGTGCTCGAAGGGGCGCCCGTCGACCTGTGCGACGTCTGGGACCCCGCGAAAGTTTTGCGGCTCATGGAGAGTGACGGTCTGTCGATCGGCGGTGGCCCACCGTATTTCGTCACGAGCCTGCTGGATCACCCCGACTTCGCCGACAGGCATCTGGCCCGCATCAGGACCGTCGGACTCGGCGGGTCCACGGTGCCCGCGGCGGTCACCCGCCGTCTGGCGGACCTCGGCATCTTCGTGTTCCGGTCCTACGGCAGCACCGAGCACCCGTCGATCACGGGATCATCGCCGTCGGCGCCGGAGGGCAAGCGGCTCTACACCGACGGCAATCCTCGCCCCGGGGTGGAGATCCGGCTCGGCCCCGACGGCGAGATCTTCAGCCGCGGTCCGGACCTGTGCCTGGGGTACACCGACGATGCGTTGACCGCCAAGGCATTCGACGACGACGGCTGGTACCGCACGGGCGACATCGGCTATCTCGACGATGACGGATACCTCACCATCACCGACCGCACGGCCGACCTCATCATCCGTGGCGGCGAGAACATCAGCGCGCTCGAGGTCGAGGAGGTGCTGCTCGGCATCCCCGAGGTGATCGAGGCCATCGTGGTGGCCGCCCCCGACGCGCGGCTGGGCGAGCGTGTCGCCGCGGTGCTGCGCACGCGCTCCGGGGCACCGCTGCCCACGCTCGACGACGTGCGGGCGCACTTCGAACGCGTCGGCGTCGCGCGCCAGAAGTGGCCCGAGGAACTGCACCACGTGCCGGACGGTCAGGACTTCCCGCGCACCGCGAGCGGCAAGGTGCAGAAATACCGCGTTCGCCAGGCTGTTCGGAACCCGGCGGCAGTGATGGACATTGCGACATCCGCAAACTGA
- a CDS encoding enoyl-CoA hydratase/isomerase family protein gives MVDLELDGELAVITIDRPHARNAISLDTMDELDKALDGAAGSRALAITGAGDRAFVSGGDLKELAALRTEREAGAMAWRMRSICDRIAGFPGPVIAALNGHALGGGAEVAVSADIRIAADDVKIGFNQVALEIMPAWGGAERLVTLVGRSRALLLAGTGRVLDAAEAERVGLVDQVLPRAEFADGWRALAHTLAGRPAGEIKRVMGGVPATEAVAAFARLWVAEEHWAAADKVMNKKK, from the coding sequence TTGGTCGACCTCGAACTCGACGGCGAACTTGCGGTCATCACCATCGACCGGCCGCACGCCCGCAATGCCATCTCGCTCGACACCATGGACGAGCTCGACAAGGCGCTCGACGGGGCGGCCGGTTCGCGCGCACTGGCCATCACGGGCGCGGGCGACCGCGCGTTCGTGTCCGGGGGCGACCTCAAAGAACTTGCCGCACTTCGCACCGAACGCGAGGCCGGGGCCATGGCATGGCGCATGCGCTCGATCTGCGACCGCATCGCCGGGTTTCCCGGCCCTGTGATCGCCGCGCTCAACGGACACGCCCTCGGTGGCGGCGCCGAAGTGGCCGTATCGGCCGACATCCGGATCGCGGCCGATGACGTCAAGATCGGATTCAACCAGGTCGCCCTTGAGATCATGCCCGCGTGGGGCGGCGCCGAGCGTCTGGTGACACTCGTCGGCCGCAGCCGGGCCCTGTTGCTCGCGGGCACCGGACGCGTGCTCGACGCCGCCGAGGCCGAGCGCGTCGGACTCGTCGATCAGGTCCTGCCGCGCGCCGAATTCGCCGACGGGTGGCGGGCTCTGGCACACACGCTCGCCGGGCGCCCGGCCGGCGAGATCAAACGCGTGATGGGTGGCGTCCCCGCCACCGAGGCCGTGGCGGCGTTCGCGCGCCTGTGGGTCGCCGAAGAGCACTGGGCGGCCGCCGACAAGGTGATGAACAAGAAGAAGTGA
- a CDS encoding VOC family protein: protein MNPVLPGSICQIGYVVADLDDAISRWLQMGVGPWFVIRGMTQRVRFRGEPCEVTLSLALSNSGDLQIELIQQHGDTHSVFTEFLAATGGGFHQLAYWARDFDAAVADLEDAGWPEVWSGGEAEGVRFAYYEPPAGATVIEIMELTDASAGMATFVRQAVRAWDGSDPVRELGGA from the coding sequence ATGAATCCGGTGCTGCCCGGTTCGATCTGCCAGATCGGCTACGTGGTGGCCGACCTCGACGACGCCATCTCACGGTGGCTGCAGATGGGCGTCGGTCCGTGGTTCGTCATCCGCGGGATGACGCAGCGGGTCCGGTTCCGCGGTGAGCCGTGTGAGGTGACGCTGTCGCTGGCGCTGTCCAACAGCGGCGACCTGCAGATCGAACTCATCCAGCAGCACGGCGACACCCACAGCGTGTTCACCGAATTCCTGGCCGCCACCGGCGGTGGCTTCCATCAGCTCGCTTACTGGGCAAGGGACTTCGACGCGGCCGTCGCCGACCTCGAAGACGCGGGCTGGCCCGAGGTGTGGTCGGGAGGGGAAGCCGAGGGCGTGCGCTTCGCGTACTACGAGCCACCCGCGGGGGCGACGGTCATCGAGATCATGGAACTCACCGACGCGTCAGCCGGTATGGCCACCTTCGTGCGGCAGGCCGTGAGGGCGTGGGACGGTTCGGACCCGGTGCGCGAACTCGGCGGCGCGTGA
- a CDS encoding Zn-ribbon domain-containing OB-fold protein: protein MSTQKALAPEISTWPDENPQLIGSRCDTCGSYVFPVQDHCPRCSSADTSEVLLPRRGTVVAWTTQGFPPGAPYAGPTGKDFVPFGVGLVELADETGPVIRVEGRLTENDPDKLEFGQQVELTMIPFTTDDEGNEVVTFAFQPV, encoded by the coding sequence GTGTCCACTCAGAAAGCCCTGGCGCCCGAGATCTCCACCTGGCCCGATGAGAATCCGCAGTTGATCGGCAGCAGATGCGACACCTGCGGGTCCTACGTGTTCCCCGTGCAGGACCACTGCCCCAGGTGCAGCAGCGCCGACACCTCAGAGGTGCTGCTCCCCCGCCGCGGCACCGTCGTCGCGTGGACCACGCAGGGCTTCCCGCCCGGCGCCCCGTACGCGGGCCCCACGGGTAAGGACTTCGTGCCGTTCGGTGTCGGCCTGGTCGAACTCGCCGACGAGACCGGCCCCGTCATCCGCGTCGAGGGCCGGTTGACCGAAAACGACCCGGACAAGCTGGAATTCGGCCAGCAGGTCGAGCTCACGATGATTCCGTTCACCACCGACGACGAGGGCAACGAGGTCGTCACGTTCGCGTTCCAGCCGGTCTGA
- a CDS encoding thiolase family protein, whose amino-acid sequence MTNDVAIIGVGLHPFGRFDKPAVQMGAEAIRLALKDAGVEWKDIQFGFGGSYEVSNPDSVTRLVGLTGITFTNVFNACATSASAIQQTADTIRLGKYDIGVAVGLDKHPRGAFTDDPAKLALPQWYAQNGQFVTTKFFGMKANKYLHDHNISQDTLARVANKNFRNGALNPNAFRRKEISVEEILASPTLNHPLTQYMFCAPDEGAAAVIMCRADIAHKFTDKPVYVRASEIRTRTFGAYEVHATSAPPESDAAPTVYAARAAYEAAGIGPEDVDIAQLQDTDAGAEVIHMAETGLCADGDQEKLIAEGATEIDGSIPVNTDGGLIANGEPIGASGLRQMHELVRQLRGEAGDRQVPGNPRVGLAQVYGAPGTASATILSL is encoded by the coding sequence ATGACCAATGACGTCGCCATCATCGGCGTGGGACTGCATCCGTTCGGCCGCTTCGACAAGCCCGCGGTGCAGATGGGCGCCGAGGCCATCCGCCTGGCCCTGAAGGACGCCGGGGTCGAGTGGAAGGACATCCAGTTCGGGTTCGGCGGCAGTTACGAGGTGTCCAACCCGGACTCGGTGACCCGCCTGGTGGGCCTGACCGGCATCACGTTCACCAACGTGTTCAACGCGTGCGCCACCTCGGCGAGCGCGATCCAGCAGACCGCAGACACGATCCGGCTGGGCAAGTACGACATCGGCGTGGCCGTCGGGCTGGACAAGCATCCGCGCGGCGCGTTCACCGACGATCCGGCCAAGCTCGCACTGCCGCAGTGGTACGCGCAGAACGGGCAGTTCGTCACCACCAAGTTCTTCGGAATGAAGGCCAACAAGTATCTCCACGACCACAACATCAGCCAGGACACGCTGGCGCGCGTGGCCAACAAGAACTTCCGCAACGGCGCACTGAACCCGAATGCGTTCCGGCGCAAGGAGATCTCGGTCGAGGAAATCCTCGCCTCACCCACGCTGAACCACCCGCTGACGCAATACATGTTCTGCGCACCCGACGAGGGCGCGGCCGCGGTGATCATGTGCCGGGCCGACATCGCGCACAAGTTCACCGACAAGCCGGTGTACGTGCGCGCCAGCGAGATCCGCACGCGGACCTTCGGCGCCTACGAGGTGCACGCGACCTCGGCGCCGCCCGAGTCCGACGCCGCGCCCACGGTGTACGCGGCCAGGGCGGCCTACGAGGCCGCGGGCATCGGCCCCGAGGACGTCGACATCGCGCAGTTGCAGGACACCGACGCCGGTGCCGAGGTGATCCACATGGCCGAGACCGGGCTGTGCGCCGACGGCGATCAGGAGAAGCTGATCGCCGAGGGCGCCACCGAGATCGATGGTTCGATCCCCGTCAACACCGACGGCGGCCTGATCGCCAACGGTGAGCCGATCGGGGCCTCGGGTCTGCGCCAGATGCATGAACTCGTACGCCAGTTGCGCGGCGAGGCCGGCGACCGCCAGGTGCCCGGCAACCCCCGTGTCGGGCTCGCGCAGGTCTACGGCGCACCCGGCACCGCATCCGCCACGATCCTTTCCCTCTGA
- a CDS encoding TetR/AcrR family transcriptional regulator: MASARRIGAPDAKNRIVLLDAAEALMIDEGYAAVTSRRVAERAGLKPQLVHYYFRTMDDLFLAVFRRRAEEGLAAQARALDSPQPLWALWRFGIDPSATRLTMEIMGVANHRKALRTEIGRYAERFRDEQTKAMTAALDRYGVNAADVPPIVWTFLATSVSRVMVMEQALGMSAGHAEVLEFCEGWLRRIEGEPLPIEAAG; encoded by the coding sequence ATGGCATCGGCGCGAAGGATCGGGGCGCCGGACGCGAAGAATCGCATCGTCCTGCTCGACGCAGCCGAGGCGCTCATGATCGACGAGGGCTACGCGGCCGTCACGTCCCGCCGGGTCGCGGAGCGGGCCGGCCTCAAGCCGCAACTGGTGCACTACTACTTCCGCACCATGGACGATCTGTTCCTCGCGGTGTTCCGCAGGCGCGCCGAGGAGGGCCTGGCGGCGCAGGCCCGTGCGCTCGACTCGCCGCAGCCGCTGTGGGCGTTGTGGCGCTTCGGCATCGACCCCAGTGCGACGCGGTTGACGATGGAGATCATGGGTGTGGCCAATCACCGCAAGGCCCTGCGCACGGAGATCGGCCGCTACGCCGAACGATTCCGTGACGAGCAGACCAAGGCGATGACAGCCGCGCTGGACCGCTACGGCGTCAACGCGGCCGACGTGCCCCCGATCGTGTGGACCTTCCTGGCGACCAGCGTGTCGCGCGTGATGGTGATGGAACAGGCGCTCGGGATGTCGGCCGGGCACGCCGAGGTGCTCGAGTTCTGCGAAGGCTGGCTGCGACGCATCGAAGGCGAACCGCTGCCGATCGAAGCAGCGGGCTGA
- a CDS encoding cytochrome P450, with protein MTDSTATDPAATTPDFDTVDYFTDQSLVPDPHPYFDHLRSKCPVVREPHYGVLAITSFEEATTVLKDTETFSSCIAVGGPFPPLPFTPEGDDITGQIEQHRTQLPMFEHMVTMDPPEHTNARSLLNRLLTPKRLKENEDFMWRLADECLDDFIDDGSCEFLKQYAKPFSLLVIADLLGVPEEDHDEFRHVLGAPRPGAIVGSLDGDQLAMNPLAWLDDKFVRYLEDRRKEPRDDVLTALATAKYPDGSTPEVIDVVRSATFLFAAGQETTTKLLSASLRVLGDRPDIQQALREDRSRIPTFVEEALRMDAPVKSQFRLAKKTTQLGGVDVPAGTTLMVCPGAVNRDPVRFEDPHTFSLDRKNVREHIAFGRGVHSCPGGPLARVEGRVSLERILDRMADIRIDEEHHGPADNRRYTYEPTYILRGLTDLHIKFEPVR; from the coding sequence ATGACCGATTCCACGGCAACCGACCCTGCGGCCACGACACCGGATTTCGACACCGTCGACTACTTCACCGATCAGTCGCTGGTCCCCGACCCGCATCCCTACTTCGATCACCTGCGCAGCAAGTGCCCCGTGGTCCGGGAGCCCCATTACGGCGTGCTCGCGATCACGAGTTTCGAAGAGGCCACGACCGTCCTCAAGGACACCGAGACGTTCTCGTCGTGCATCGCGGTCGGAGGTCCGTTCCCGCCGCTGCCGTTCACGCCAGAAGGTGACGACATCACCGGGCAGATCGAGCAGCACCGCACGCAACTGCCGATGTTCGAGCACATGGTCACCATGGATCCGCCCGAGCACACCAACGCACGGTCCCTGCTGAACCGGCTACTGACGCCCAAGCGCCTCAAGGAGAACGAGGACTTCATGTGGCGCCTGGCCGACGAGTGCCTCGACGACTTCATCGACGACGGCAGCTGCGAGTTCCTCAAGCAGTACGCAAAGCCGTTCTCGCTGTTGGTGATCGCCGACCTGCTCGGTGTCCCCGAGGAGGACCATGACGAGTTCCGGCACGTGCTGGGCGCTCCGCGGCCCGGCGCGATCGTGGGCTCCCTCGACGGTGACCAACTCGCGATGAACCCACTGGCCTGGCTGGACGACAAATTCGTCCGCTACCTCGAGGACCGTCGCAAGGAACCACGTGACGACGTGCTCACCGCGCTCGCCACCGCGAAGTACCCGGACGGTTCGACGCCCGAGGTCATCGACGTCGTGCGCTCGGCGACGTTCCTCTTCGCGGCGGGCCAGGAGACCACCACCAAGCTCCTGTCGGCGTCCCTGCGGGTGCTGGGCGACCGGCCCGACATCCAGCAGGCACTGCGCGAAGACCGCAGCCGCATCCCGACCTTCGTCGAGGAGGCCCTGCGGATGGACGCCCCGGTGAAAAGCCAGTTCCGCCTTGCCAAGAAAACCACCCAACTCGGCGGAGTGGACGTGCCTGCAGGCACCACCCTCATGGTGTGCCCAGGAGCGGTGAACCGGGATCCGGTCCGCTTCGAGGATCCGCACACCTTCAGCCTCGACCGCAAGAACGTCCGCGAGCACATCGCGTTCGGCCGCGGCGTGCACAGCTGCCCGGGCGGCCCGCTGGCGCGCGTCGAGGGCCGGGTGTCCCTGGAGCGCATCCTCGACCGCATGGCCGACATCAGGATCGACGAGGAGCATCACGGTCCGGCCGACAACCGGCGCTACACCTACGAGCCGACGTACATCCTGCGCGGCCTGACCGACCTTCACATCAAGTTCGAACCGGTGCGCTGA
- a CDS encoding MCE family protein yields the protein MLTRFIRTQLIIFTIASIVGVAVMLFAYMQVPTLLGLGRITVTLQLPATGGLYQFSNVTYRGSQIGKVTAVELTETGAEATLSLDRSPKVPADLQAQVRSMSAVGEQYVELLPRKDSGPYLENGSVIPASETTIPQAVGPMLDQLSALVDTIPKDKLSQLLDESYDAFNGTGFDFGSLLDSASTITTDASAVSDQTRALIDDSGPFLDAQAQTADSIRTWARSLAGITGTVSDDDAQIRTVLREGPGFAQETSRLLDGIKPTLPVLLANLTTIGQIAVTYNPSIEQLLVLLPPYVAQIQTYTPTNSPAGLPNGEFSLGLGDPSSCTVGFLPPSAWRSPADESDMDTPDNLYCKLPQDSPVAVRGARNYPCMAHPGKRAPTVELCNDPNGYQPLAQRQHTLGPYPFDPNLIAQGVAPDSRVRPDDKIFGPLQGSPLPPGVTAPPQGPPPAPQPPPNFAGTNPGPMLPGQPIYVDPPVPGQPPAPIRNPEIVPLPPAQLPQATEVPVPHGLTAPPPATDPGAPVAAPSAFDGGKSSGPAVTVAKYNPRNGEYMGADGKLYRQANLVGNAKSWQDLMPS from the coding sequence ATGCTCACCCGTTTCATACGCACCCAGCTGATCATCTTCACGATCGCCTCGATCGTGGGTGTGGCGGTGATGTTGTTCGCCTACATGCAGGTGCCGACCCTGCTGGGGCTCGGACGCATCACGGTGACGCTGCAACTGCCGGCAACCGGTGGTCTCTACCAGTTCAGCAACGTCACTTATCGCGGGTCGCAGATCGGCAAGGTGACTGCGGTCGAGCTCACCGAGACCGGCGCCGAGGCCACGCTGTCGCTGGACCGCTCACCCAAGGTGCCCGCGGATCTGCAGGCGCAGGTGCGCAGCATGTCGGCAGTGGGCGAGCAGTACGTGGAACTGTTGCCGCGCAAGGACTCCGGGCCGTATCTGGAGAACGGATCGGTGATCCCGGCGTCCGAGACCACCATTCCGCAAGCGGTCGGCCCGATGCTCGATCAGCTCAGCGCGCTGGTGGACACCATCCCCAAGGACAAGTTGAGCCAGTTGCTCGACGAGTCCTACGACGCGTTCAACGGCACGGGGTTCGACTTCGGTTCGCTGCTGGATTCGGCGTCCACCATCACCACGGATGCCAGTGCGGTGTCCGACCAGACCCGTGCGCTGATCGACGACTCCGGACCGTTCCTCGACGCGCAGGCCCAGACCGCGGATTCGATCCGCACCTGGGCGCGCAGCCTCGCCGGCATCACCGGGACGGTGTCCGACGACGACGCACAGATCCGCACAGTTCTGCGCGAGGGGCCTGGTTTCGCGCAGGAGACCTCCCGCCTGCTCGATGGGATCAAACCGACACTGCCGGTGCTGCTGGCCAACCTGACCACCATCGGGCAGATCGCGGTGACCTACAACCCCTCGATCGAACAGTTGCTGGTCCTGTTGCCGCCGTATGTCGCCCAGATCCAGACGTACACGCCGACCAACAGCCCGGCCGGCCTTCCCAACGGTGAGTTCTCGCTGGGCCTCGGTGACCCGTCGTCGTGCACCGTGGGCTTCCTGCCTCCATCGGCATGGCGTTCACCGGCCGACGAGAGCGATATGGACACCCCCGACAACCTCTACTGCAAGCTGCCGCAGGATTCGCCGGTGGCGGTACGTGGTGCGCGCAACTATCCGTGCATGGCTCATCCCGGTAAGCGCGCGCCCACGGTCGAGCTGTGCAACGACCCCAACGGCTACCAGCCGCTGGCGCAACGCCAGCACACGCTCGGCCCGTACCCGTTCGACCCCAACCTCATAGCTCAAGGTGTCGCACCGGATTCGCGTGTGCGGCCCGACGACAAGATCTTCGGTCCGCTGCAGGGCAGCCCGCTGCCGCCTGGCGTGACGGCGCCTCCGCAGGGTCCGCCTCCTGCGCCGCAGCCACCACCGAATTTCGCGGGCACCAACCCTGGTCCGATGCTGCCGGGGCAGCCGATCTACGTCGATCCGCCGGTGCCGGGGCAGCCGCCGGCGCCGATCCGCAACCCAGAGATCGTGCCGCTGCCTCCCGCGCAACTGCCGCAGGCCACCGAAGTGCCTGTGCCGCACGGTCTCACAGCTCCGCCGCCGGCGACGGATCCAGGTGCACCCGTGGCCGCGCCGAGTGCGTTCGACGGTGGGAAATCGTCCGGGCCCGCGGTGACGGTGGCCAAGTACAACCCGCGCAACGGCGAGTACATGGGCGCCGACGGCAAGCTCTACCGCCAGGCCAACCTGGTGGGTAACGCCAAGTCGTGGCAGGATCTGATGCCGAGCTGA